A stretch of DNA from Deltaproteobacteria bacterium:
GGACCTTGATATTCAGGCCGGGCTTGTGGATCGTCTTCACCGGTCTTCCCATGAAAAGGACCACGGCCGATTCCGTCTGGTCCACGGTAAAAAAGACCTGGGGAATCAGAACCAGTGCCCCGAAGAGTATGATCACGGCTATGGCTGAAGAGAACTTTTTCATCTTCTTCCCCCTTTCCCGTCAACAGCAGCACTGTCCTGCGTCCCCTTTTGGATCCTGTCCAGAGGAAGGTAGGGAAGAATCTTGTCCGCGGTCTTCCCGTCGATGATAATCTTCTCCATCCGAGGCATGATCTTCTCCATGGTCTCCAGATAGATCCGGGTGCGGGTTACATCCTTCGCCTTCCGGTACTCCGTGAGGACCTGAAGAAAACGGCTCACATCCCCCTTGGCCCGGTCGATCTCCGCCTCCCGGTAGGCCTGCGCCTCATTCACAAGCTGTTCCGCCATTCCCTTGGCCTTGGGCAGAATATCGTTACGGTATCCCATGGCCTGGTTTTCCGTCTTCTCCTTGTCCTCCTTGGCCGACGCAACATCCTTGAAGGCCTCGATAACCGGTTTCGGCGGAAGGACATCCTGCAGCCGCACCGCATCGACCTTGAGACCGGCATGATACTTGTCGAGAATCTCCTGCAGAAGACTCTTGGTATCTTCCTGAATTTGCAGTTTTCCTCCCGTCAGGACGTCATCGATCCGGTTTTTGCCGACGACCTCCCGCATGGCCGCCTCCGATGCATCCTTGATCGTCTTCTCCTGTCCTTTAATGGCAAAAAGATACTGCACGGGATCCTTGATCCGGTACTGCACAATAAATTCCAGTGCGACGATATTTTCGTCCCCCGTCAGCATCAGCGCCTCCGACGGGACGGAACGATACCGGGCGGGAGGACCGGCGGTAATGGTGCGGAACCCTACCTCCAGACGGTGGACCTTGGTCACCTTCGGTTTCAGGACCGTCTCCACAGGAAAGGGGACATGCCAGTGCGGACCGGGAGGACTCGTACGAACCATGGCGCCGAAACGCTTGACCACACCCATTTCCTCCGGAGCCACAACATAGACGCCGGAGGCCATCCAGAGGAGAAAAAACAACAGGAGAAGCACCCAGGCACCGGGGAGCTTCTTCCGGAAGGACTTGAAGGAACGGAGGGACTCTTCCAGCTTCTTGACAACATCTTCAATGGGCGGAGGCCCTTCTCCCCACGAACCGCCTCCCGGTTTGTTCGGATCCCAAGGCATGAGTCACTCCTTCCTCTGCTCGATCGACGAGGGGTCAGGCATCTCTCCTCATCAGGAGGATGCATATTAAATCATAAAGATGATCGCGAAGAAAAACGGTAATGTGTGTGGTGAGTCTAATCGATTTACAGTGAAAGATCAAGCCCCGTGCATGAGAAAAGATGAGAGAAAGAGCGCACAGGCAATCCCCCGGATACGAAAGGCCCTTCCGCCGGAATCCGCAAAGGCAATTTCCGTTGTCAGAAAACCTCCATCTCCCGAACCCGAAGCTCATTTCCGGAAATCAGCTCGGAGGCAATCGAACCGCACTTCTCGCAGGTCATTCTGAAGCCGCCGGCGCTGTACTCGGCGGAACAGGAGAGACAACGAACCCTGAGCGGTACGGCATTAATCGCAAGTTCCGCCCCTTCGGCCGGTGTATCCCGGCTCAAAATCTGGAAAGAATCCCGCAGATCATTGGAGTCAAGACCACTCATCTCTCCAACCTCCAGAACCACCCGCTTGATGCGGTTCGCACCCTCGGACTGGGCCTTCTCAATGAGCTGATGCAGCATTTCACGGGTGACGGTCATACAGTCCATTTTTTCCTCGTGGTGGTTTGTTGTTATTATACCATAGATTCTGAAGGCCACAAGGCACCGTCGCTTTATTCCGGGCAATAATGTTCCGCCACCAGATAGAGTTCCACACTTCGGGAACGGGACGCCGGAGGTTTGGCAACACGGCAGCTTCTGAAACGGCCCCGCAATCGTTTCAGAAGAGGGGGAAAGTCTTTTCCCTGGAAGATCTTGACCACCAATCCCCCCCCGGACCGGAGTACGTCGGGAAGAAGGTCGATTACCCCTTCCACCAGGACCATGCTCATGTCATGATCGAGGGAGGGGATCCCGCGGGTATTCGGGGCCATATCCGAAAGGACACGATCGACCTTTTCAGCCGGGAACTGACCGATGAGACGTTCAATCCCCACAGGGTCAAGGAGATCACATTGCAGGATCGTCACGCCGGGGATCGGATCCATCGCAAGAAGATCCGCGGCGACGACACGTCCCTTCCTTCCGACGATCGATACCGCCACCTGGCTCCATCCTCCGGGCGCCGCCCCCAGATCGAGGACCCGGTCTCCGGGATGGATCACCCGAAACTTCTGTTGAATCTGCAGCAATTTGTAGGCCGATCGGGAACGGTATTTCCCCTCCCGGGCCTGCCGAACGTAAAGATCCCTTTCATGTTCCCGAATCCACCTTTTGGAAGAGCGGCTCACCGGTCACGACTCCATCTAACTATGAAAACTATAATCGAAAATGCTTGCCCGCGCAAAAGAGGCGATTTATGGTTGCAACTATTTTTTGCATCGTGGTATATTGAAAACAATCCGTCAACCTTGTCAATGAATCATTTTCAATCCTGATTGTTTTCTCTACTCTCTGGAGGCTCGTCATGGAATCAAGAGAAAATGCACGCTATCTTATATTGGCCAATGTGAACGGGAAAAAGACCGCAATCCAAGTGGATGGTCTTTATACTATCCTGCCTCCGCAAAATTTTCCACCCCAAATTCCCAATGAAATCCAGTATCAGGACGAACGTCTTCCCCTCTATCGTGCCGGAGAACTCGTCGATACTTTTGAAAAGAAGTCGTCCGGTCATGATTCCTACGAACAGCTCTACCGGGAGTTTCTCTCCAAAGTCAAAGAGGTCTCCGACGACGTCGCCAATATGAAACGGAAATTATCCAGGAACATGGAGCAGGACCTTGCCCGGATCACCCATGAAGGACTCCCCACCACCTCGGACCAGCTCTCCTCGATTCAGTCCGAATCCGCCGCCACGGCCGACAACATCATGGGACTGACCGAAAAGGTTCAGGAGAGTCAACAAAAAATGGGGGAAAAATTTTCAGCGATCAAGTCGGCACTGGAGGAGATCAAGAAACAGGAAACAAGTTTTTTTGAGCTGATTGAGGGACTGGAAGGCGTGATTAATGCCAATAATTCGGATTTGACGAAGATCATGACGACCCTTACCTTCCATGACATTACCAACCAGAAACTGCAGAAAGTGGTCGGCGCGCAGGAGGAGATGGAAGACAAGCTCCTCTCCATCCTCTTCCATTTCGGGATCGAATTCCGAAAGGAAGAAAACCCCGATGACGAGGTGATCAAACGGGGCGAAGAGATGCTGCACCTCCTGCAGGGAGCGAACAAAAAAACGATCGACCAGGAAGAAGTCGATCAATTACTCACGGAATTTTTGAAATAGTGGAAAAACTTTTCCCATTTTGGGAAAAGTTTTTCATATATAGGGCATTTCTTTTCTTATTCATCTCAAGAGAGTACCACTCACGCCTGCGTGCCTGTATCATCCTCATAACCCACTGTAAACAATCAATTATATACAGTATATCTGCAATTTGCTGTAGACCGAACGGCATAAATTGCAAATAAACAGACCAAACAAAATTCTTCCCGCCAAAAAGGCCGATGCTTTTTTTAACATATAATTCAATGTGATAGGCAATTTGCCGCCGGGAGATCCGACATTCCGGCATCTGAATTGCATATAATAAAATCATTCTTCTGAGAAAGGACACCTCAATTTAAAGGAAAAGACGTGGCACATAAAGACCTGCAAATGGTAACACGAATCCTCAATGGTGAACGGGAAACCTTCGAGACCCTCTACGACCTCTACTTTCCGAAGGTCTACAATTATGTTTATATGAAACTGGGGGACCGGACGGAGGCGGAAGACCTGGTGCAGGACGTCTTTGTCTCAACGATTGAGTCGCTGGAAAGTTATGAGGGACGATCCTCCCTTCTCTGCTGGATCTTCAGCATTACCAAAAACATGCTGAAAAACTTCTACCGGACCCGGAAACAGAACAGTTCCTGTTTTGTGGACGCCGACGGTCAGTGCCGAAACAACTTTCATAAAATTTTTCAGACCCCCCTAGACCACCTGGAATACAAGGAATTTCTGGAGAAGTGGCACGAAAACATCTCCAATTTGCCGCCTGACTCCAGAACGATTTTCTATCTGAAACATTTTAACGGGTTGACCATCAAAGAGATCGCCCGGAAAACCAACAAATCAGTCGGCGCCATCAAGGCCTCCCTTTATCGCACGAAAATAGCCCTGACGGAAGAAACGGGTTGACCCGGCCGTCCATCCTTTCCAAGATCTTTCCACATTCATAATCCATATTCATTGCCCGCCACATTAATTGATGCTACACTGAACCGGTTTTAAGAAGATTCCATCTCTCTGCTGGAAACCATGACCGACACGATTGTAAATCTTCAAAACCTCTGGGACCGTATTCTCGCCCCGGAAGGGGACCGGGTCGACCTGGCCGGGCTGGCGGGGTCCTCCCGGGCGTACCTGCTGGCCCGCCTGGAAGAATTCCGGCCCCATCCCCTCCTGGTGATTACTTCTTCTCCCTCGGAGGCGGAACGGTTTTTTAACGATCTCTCCTTTTTCCTGCGGGGAGCCTCACTGGGAGAAACGGTCGTCCTCTTTCCACAGTGGGAGGTCCTCCCCTATGATGACAGAAGCCCGCACCCGGAGATCGTTCGGCAACGTCTGACGGCCCTGAACCGGCTGGCCGGAAACGAAAACCTCATCACCATCACAACCGTACGGGCGGCGATCCAGAAGGTCCTGCCGAAAGAGGCCTTGTCAAGAGGCTCCTTCACGCTCCATGTCGGAGAGTCCCTGGAGCCGGACCTCTTGACGGAAGAGCTGATCCATTTCGGATACCGTCAGACCGATCTCGTGGAATGTCCCGGCACCTTCTGCAGGAGAGGGGGGATTCTTGATCTCTTTCCCCCGAATCTTGACACCCCTTTGCGTCTCGATTATTTCGGCGATGAGAT
This window harbors:
- the hflK gene encoding FtsH protease activity modulator HflK, yielding MPWDPNKPGGGSWGEGPPPIEDVVKKLEESLRSFKSFRKKLPGAWVLLLLFFLLWMASGVYVVAPEEMGVVKRFGAMVRTSPPGPHWHVPFPVETVLKPKVTKVHRLEVGFRTITAGPPARYRSVPSEALMLTGDENIVALEFIVQYRIKDPVQYLFAIKGQEKTIKDASEAAMREVVGKNRIDDVLTGGKLQIQEDTKSLLQEILDKYHAGLKVDAVRLQDVLPPKPVIEAFKDVASAKEDKEKTENQAMGYRNDILPKAKGMAEQLVNEAQAYREAEIDRAKGDVSRFLQVLTEYRKAKDVTRTRIYLETMEKIMPRMEKIIIDGKTADKILPYLPLDRIQKGTQDSAAVDGKGGRR
- a CDS encoding RNA polymerase sigma factor — its product is MAHKDLQMVTRILNGERETFETLYDLYFPKVYNYVYMKLGDRTEAEDLVQDVFVSTIESLESYEGRSSLLCWIFSITKNMLKNFYRTRKQNSSCFVDADGQCRNNFHKIFQTPLDHLEYKEFLEKWHENISNLPPDSRTIFYLKHFNGLTIKEIARKTNKSVGAIKASLYRTKIALTEETG
- a CDS encoding hydrogenase maturation nickel metallochaperone HypA — protein: MDCMTVTREMLHQLIEKAQSEGANRIKRVVLEVGEMSGLDSNDLRDSFQILSRDTPAEGAELAINAVPLRVRCLSCSAEYSAGGFRMTCEKCGSIASELISGNELRVREMEVF
- a CDS encoding RlmE family RNA methyltransferase, whose translation is MSRSSKRWIREHERDLYVRQAREGKYRSRSAYKLLQIQQKFRVIHPGDRVLDLGAAPGGWSQVAVSIVGRKGRVVAADLLAMDPIPGVTILQCDLLDPVGIERLIGQFPAEKVDRVLSDMAPNTRGIPSLDHDMSMVLVEGVIDLLPDVLRSGGGLVVKIFQGKDFPPLLKRLRGRFRSCRVAKPPASRSRSVELYLVAEHYCPE
- a CDS encoding protein phosphatase CheZ, which gives rise to MESRENARYLILANVNGKKTAIQVDGLYTILPPQNFPPQIPNEIQYQDERLPLYRAGELVDTFEKKSSGHDSYEQLYREFLSKVKEVSDDVANMKRKLSRNMEQDLARITHEGLPTTSDQLSSIQSESAATADNIMGLTEKVQESQQKMGEKFSAIKSALEEIKKQETSFFELIEGLEGVINANNSDLTKIMTTLTFHDITNQKLQKVVGAQEEMEDKLLSILFHFGIEFRKEENPDDEVIKRGEEMLHLLQGANKKTIDQEEVDQLLTEFLK